Proteins encoded together in one Chitinophaga varians window:
- a CDS encoding DUF4442 domain-containing protein — MNNGMTTFNTDAVHTFIKFAQHPFKFRAYLFWKLPAAWLAGVRMQSITEDACTTSVPFRWLSQNPFRSTYFACLAMAAEMSTGLPAMMYVQSAPKRISMLVTGLESTFVKKATGLTYFTCKDLPALKEAISKAMNQEEAVTVTLRSEGRDKQGTLIASFAITWSFKGKS, encoded by the coding sequence ATGAATAACGGCATGACCACTTTCAATACGGATGCTGTGCATACTTTTATAAAGTTTGCGCAGCATCCGTTTAAGTTTAGGGCTTACCTCTTCTGGAAGCTGCCGGCCGCATGGCTGGCCGGGGTGCGGATGCAGTCCATCACAGAAGACGCCTGTACCACTTCCGTCCCGTTCCGCTGGCTGTCACAGAACCCGTTCCGGTCCACTTACTTCGCCTGCCTCGCTATGGCCGCAGAAATGAGCACCGGCCTGCCTGCCATGATGTATGTTCAGAGTGCGCCAAAACGTATATCCATGCTTGTTACCGGACTGGAATCCACTTTCGTGAAAAAAGCCACCGGCCTTACCTACTTCACCTGTAAAGACCTTCCGGCGCTGAAAGAAGCCATCAGCAAGGCCATGAACCAGGAGGAAGCGGTCACCGTTACCCTACGCAGCGAAGGCAGGGACAAACAAGGCACACTAATTGCCTCGTTCGCTATTACCTGGTCTTTTAAAGGAAAATCATAA
- a CDS encoding thioredoxin family protein, whose protein sequence is MKKMVWALLLGLFFALPAMQVQAQTHDLEHIYNPSADAKADIAAAVKQAAAEKKHVLLQIGGNWCIWCKRLYKFVEDDAELKAAMDKNFVVYHLNYSKENKNLPVLKELGYPQRFGFPVLVVLDAKGNRLHTQNTGLLESADSYDKKKLTEFFKQWSPAALLPSNYVNE, encoded by the coding sequence ATGAAGAAGATGGTATGGGCATTGCTCCTCGGACTGTTTTTCGCCCTGCCGGCGATGCAGGTCCAGGCGCAGACACATGACCTGGAACACATTTACAACCCTTCCGCAGATGCTAAGGCGGATATAGCCGCTGCCGTTAAACAGGCCGCTGCAGAGAAAAAACATGTGCTGTTACAGATAGGTGGCAACTGGTGCATCTGGTGCAAACGGCTGTACAAGTTCGTGGAAGATGACGCAGAGCTGAAAGCTGCTATGGACAAGAATTTTGTGGTATATCACCTCAACTATAGCAAGGAAAACAAAAACCTGCCTGTCCTGAAAGAACTGGGATATCCACAGCGTTTCGGTTTCCCGGTACTGGTAGTACTGGACGCCAAAGGCAACCGGCTGCATACGCAGAATACAGGCCTGCTGGAATCGGCGGACTCCTATGACAAAAAGAAACTGACGGAGTTCTTCAAACAATGGTCACCAGCTGCTTTGCTGCCTTCCAATTACGTCAACGAATAA
- the ppk1 gene encoding polyphosphate kinase 1 — protein MAIPLYNRDLSWLSFNHRVLQMAADPQVPLYERIKFLSIFSSNLDEFFRVRMPAILAINKVLERDPDAAGEESPTPETLQEVMDTINRQQEEYGKIFTGMLLPAMQQQGITLFYGTGLAPELAARTRAYFQATVQAWLLPVWLSHRHKKFFPENNALYLVVTVSPQGTPDKQEIVLVNIPSGLKRFLTLDAPDGQFHIAFLDDIIRAHLPYLFRGYIIHHSYCIKLTRNAEIDMDEMKGDVLEEVETMIRKRELGVPTRFLYDASMPLSLRNFLAGQFEAADNEMVPGGRYHNLKDLADLPMPAGLSGALYPKARPVVQPEAAAADYLLDLIQRKDLLLHLPYEQYDPVLRFFSEAAVDPDVEEIYVTLYRIASGSQIAQALISAAQNGKAVTVFVELKARFDEANNIRWSKKMKEAGVKLIYSIPGMKVHAKTALVKRRRGYLWDYSGLIATGNFNESTARFYTDHVLFTAHTGITREMELLFLYLQSREQPMAYHFLQFEHLLVAQFNMLTRFTDMIDREIANAQKGLPAKVTVKINNLQEKSMIAKLYEARQAGVEVDLIVRSINCLQTGIPESDGIRIVRIVDRYLEHARVFIFHNNGHEEVYMGSADWMNRNLHRRIEVCVPVYDAALRQQLKDIISLQLADSHQAQQAIQAYVQNIV, from the coding sequence ATGGCTATTCCTTTATATAACCGCGATCTCAGCTGGTTGTCCTTCAACCACAGGGTTTTGCAGATGGCAGCCGATCCACAGGTACCACTATACGAACGCATTAAATTTCTGTCCATTTTCTCTTCCAACCTCGATGAGTTTTTCCGCGTCAGAATGCCTGCCATACTGGCTATTAACAAGGTGTTGGAACGAGACCCGGATGCCGCCGGTGAAGAATCTCCCACCCCGGAAACATTACAGGAAGTGATGGACACCATCAACCGGCAGCAGGAAGAATACGGGAAGATATTTACCGGTATGTTGTTACCGGCCATGCAACAACAAGGTATCACGCTGTTCTACGGCACAGGGCTGGCGCCGGAACTGGCCGCCCGTACGCGGGCTTACTTTCAGGCTACCGTACAGGCCTGGCTGCTGCCCGTGTGGCTCAGCCACCGGCATAAAAAGTTTTTCCCTGAGAACAATGCCCTGTACCTCGTGGTGACAGTCAGTCCGCAGGGTACGCCCGATAAACAGGAAATTGTGCTGGTGAATATTCCCTCCGGTCTGAAGCGCTTCCTGACACTGGACGCGCCTGACGGGCAATTTCATATCGCCTTCCTTGATGATATTATCCGGGCCCATCTGCCCTACCTTTTCCGTGGCTACATTATCCATCATAGCTATTGCATCAAACTGACGCGTAACGCGGAAATAGACATGGACGAAATGAAAGGTGATGTGCTGGAAGAAGTAGAAACTATGATCCGCAAGCGGGAGCTGGGCGTGCCCACCCGCTTCCTGTATGACGCCTCCATGCCGTTGTCGTTGCGTAACTTCCTCGCCGGCCAGTTTGAAGCGGCCGATAATGAAATGGTGCCCGGCGGTCGTTACCACAACCTGAAAGACCTGGCAGACCTGCCCATGCCGGCAGGCCTTTCCGGCGCCCTGTATCCCAAAGCCAGGCCGGTAGTGCAGCCGGAAGCTGCTGCTGCAGACTATCTGCTGGACCTGATACAGCGTAAGGACCTGCTACTGCATCTACCCTACGAGCAGTACGACCCGGTGTTAAGGTTCTTCAGTGAAGCTGCCGTAGACCCCGACGTGGAAGAGATATATGTAACCCTTTACCGGATCGCCTCCGGCTCACAGATAGCACAGGCGCTGATCAGCGCCGCGCAAAACGGGAAAGCCGTGACCGTCTTCGTAGAGCTCAAGGCCCGTTTTGATGAAGCCAATAATATCCGCTGGTCCAAGAAAATGAAAGAAGCTGGTGTGAAACTGATTTATAGTATCCCCGGCATGAAAGTACACGCCAAAACAGCGCTGGTAAAGCGCCGCCGCGGCTACCTCTGGGACTATTCCGGTTTGATCGCCACCGGCAATTTCAACGAAAGCACAGCCCGTTTTTATACCGACCATGTGCTGTTTACCGCTCATACCGGCATTACGCGGGAAATGGAACTGTTGTTCCTCTACCTGCAAAGCCGGGAGCAGCCGATGGCCTATCATTTTCTCCAATTTGAGCATCTGCTGGTAGCACAGTTTAATATGCTTACCCGCTTCACGGATATGATAGACCGGGAGATCGCGAATGCACAAAAGGGCCTGCCGGCAAAGGTTACCGTGAAAATTAATAACCTCCAGGAGAAATCGATGATCGCGAAACTGTACGAAGCCCGCCAGGCTGGCGTGGAAGTGGACCTGATTGTCCGCAGCATCAACTGTCTGCAGACAGGTATCCCTGAAAGCGATGGTATCCGCATTGTGCGTATCGTGGACCGTTACCTCGAACATGCACGGGTGTTTATCTTCCATAACAACGGACACGAAGAAGTGTATATGGGCTCGGCCGACTGGATGAACCGGAACCTGCACCGCCGTATTGAAGTATGCGTGCCCGTATATGACGCCGCTCTACGCCAACAGCTGAAAGACATCATTTCTTTGCAGCTGGCCGACAGTCATCAGGCGCAGCAAGCCATTCAGGCTTATGTGCAAAATATAGTGTAA